ACAATACTTGCTGATATTTCCAGACAGATTTTTTTTGATaatatatagattcaatcaaaAACTAAAAAGCAGTATAAATGGAAAGATGCGGTTCACTTGAATACTGTAAAAGCAGATGTATCCTATCCACTAACAACAATATGTAGAAGACAAATACGAACAGCAATCTGAATACTAATAGAATCTAACCATCAAAAGCACTGACTGGTTCTAGTTCAAAATATCAGCATATCTACAATGGGATTTGtaataaaatgataaacttggggCTTTATGATAATCACTGTAATTGACTTAAAGTCTGACATTTGTACACGATTTGATGCATAATTAACTACAGTATAAAAGTGGAAAGTAAAACATTGAATTAGTTCAGATCAAAAGCTTCGAAGAATCAAAATCAGCTGTTTTGGTTATTTTGctttaaaaaatattattttgctTTATAAGCACTTTTATGTTATAAGTTAACATCTGAAAGAGATAAAACGACAGCTTGTGGATGTCCTGAAAATTAGGCAGGCATACATTATTGTCCTTCTTCTCCAGGCATAGTGCCTGTACATCTTAGCATCAATCCTCTTACTTGAGGAAAGTTCCACATACAGTGGATCACATTAGAACAGAATAACTGCATTTTTTCAGAGAGCTTCAGTTTTCTCTTTCAAATCTATTTTAAATCCATGACcttctccatttgttttgtaggTGTCCTTGCAACCTCAAACACACTCCTTATGCAGACGGTCAGTCAAAATACCCACATGTCAGATTGACGTGTAATGTTTCCCAAAGCTGGTGAGCTTGATCTTCTCAGGGAGGATGATGTTGACAGAGCGGTCCCCCTCATCCTCGCTGTTATTGGCTCTCAACAGATGCTCTCTCTGCTGGCGCACCAGATGGCTGTACTTGGCGTTGGCCATCCATGTCTCGCAGCGGTTGAAGAAGATAATACCTGTGGTTCCCAGGATCACCAGGCAGGTGAGCAGGCCCAGCATCCCGAAACAGATGAGCTGACTGCGGGTGACCAGGCTGGCGGCAGAGGCCGAGTGAACCGTCTCCTTCAGGCTGATCTTGAGAAGGTCCCTCTCGGGGGGCCTTAGTAGTTTATGGAAGGCGTGGGCAGGTAGGCTGTAGTGTGATGGGGAGAGTTTGGCCAGCCTGAGTTTGGCTCTGGGCCTGTGTGGCTGCTGGGTCGGTGTACATTCATGCCCAGTGAAAGTGCACCCTGGGAGGCACAGACAATGGTATATCCCAGCCCTGTTCTTTTGGCTCCCCACCACGCAGGTGCCCCCGTTCCCACAGGGGGAACTagcacagggggagagggggtccACATGGGTGTTGTTACAGGTGGGGCCGTTGAAGCCCGCGGGGCAGGCGCAGGTGAACGCAGGACCGTAGTCGGTGCAGTTGCCCCCGTTGAGGCAGGGGTTGGGATTACAGCTGTCCGTGTCAATCTCACAGAAGTCTCCAGCGAATCCGAGGGGACAAGCGCAGGAAGGGTAGGCTGCCAAGCCACCTGCATCGGAGCAGGTGCCACCATTTTGGCAGGGAGAGCTGAAGGGCAAACCAGTTCACTTTGATTTCTCTATAAAGTACACAGTATAAAACTGTACCAGGGATTATGGCAACATACAAGAGCTCAAGAGGGtttaaatgttgttgttttttaatcgGTCACATCTCAGAGGTTGTGTAAGACCATTCAAATGATATGTTTTGTTGTTAGCCAGTACTGTGTTCACAGCCACATGCTCACAGCCGTTCAAACAGGATGCCTTTTTAATCCTTATGCTGCACTAGACATTCACTCTAGACATTCACTCTAGACATTCACTCTAGACATTCACTCTAGACATTCACTCTAGACATTCACTCTAGACATTCACTctagacatcaaatcaaatcaaatcaaatttatttatatagcccttcgtacatcagctgatatctcaaagtgctgtacagaaacccagcctaaaaccccaaacagcaaacaatgcaggtgtaaaaacacTCTAGACATTCACTCTAGACATCCAATGTGGGCTCAGTGTTTAGGAATCATTCTCAGAGTCCCACAAAAAGAAAGGTAATATACATCTCCATGTAAAAGTCATTTCAGTTAGAGGATTTAAATAGAACTGAAATGATTGCTTGTCAACTAAAGAGaaaggacacacagacagagctgtATTGAATTTTGTGTCGGGGTCCTCTCAGTCAATAACAGGCCAGTGTAACAAAGAGCAATCATAATGAGATTCAGTGAGACTATGGCGGTCAAGGAAGGCTGTATTACCTATCAGTCTCCAGAGACAAGCCTGTGTCCATTTGAAAGGCAGAAGGGTTGATCCCCCAATGGATTCAATGGCACCTAATCTGGTATTGAAAAAGCTTTAGAGACTAAggttttaatgaagataatgcaaACCATGTCAGAATTTCATACCCGTTTGTTAGACATGATCCCTTTTTCAGGTGGCAGCTCTCTCCTGTGTAACCAGGCAGACAAATGCAGAGGTATCCTCCCTGGCCAGTCTGGATGCATGTGGAGTTATCAGTGCATGGTTTAGATGAGCACTGGTTGGTGTCTGGAAAAAGTTGATAGAATGTTGTTGGGAGagctcatcacacacacacactcgcacacactcgcacacactcgcacacacacacacacacacacacacacacacacacacacacacacacacacacacacacacacacacacacacacacacacacacacacacacacacacacacacacacacacacacacacacactcgcacacacacacacacacacactcgcacacacacacacacacacacacacacacacacacacacacacacacacacacacacacacacacacacacacacacacacacacacacacacacacacacacacacacacacacacacacacacacacacacacacacacacacacacacacacagagagtttgTTATGATTTTTTATCGCCACAATGTAAATTGAAAACAAACAAACCAGTGACAAGTAGACTATATTTGACACCTCCCCACCCATGGTGTCTTTAAGACAGTGGAGCACATAGAGCCATCAGAGACAGGAAATACTATTTTCTTTCAACCCTCAAATATATGCTTTCTCTTTCAGCTCGAGGTAAAGTCATAAAAATGTacataaatatacagtatattgaagaTTAAACGAAGTATGTGCTATCGGTGAATCATTCAGCTGTATCTTATGGGATCCTACCTTATTCACATGGTCAGGCCTGACATGTGAGAGAAAGGTGGATTGGACTCACCTTGGTCACACTGGCTCCCCATCCAGCCCTCTTCACAGATATGATACCCACCTTCACAGATACCCACCTTGGTCACActggctccccatccatccctcttCACAGATATGATACCCACCTTCACAGATACCCACCTTGGTCACACTGGCTCCCCATCCAGCCCTCTTCACAGATATGATACCCACCTTCACAGATACCCACCTTGGTCACACTGGCTCCCCACCCAGCCCTCTTCACAGATATGATACCCACCTTCACAGATACCCACCTTGGTCACACTGGCTCCCCATCCAGCCCTCTTCACAGATGCACTGCCATGCTTTCTCACAGCTGCCATGAAGACAGCCAGGGAAGGGCATGCACTGCTTGCATGTTACACCCTGCCAGCCTGGTTTGCATCTGAAAACATGATTCAGATGAAGGGGACCGTTGTTATGCTTCACACATGTTTTTACTCACCCAGATGAACTATTATTGGATGTTTCCACAGGGTGTATTATTGTATAATTGATTGGGAAAAAgtagatttttatatatatatatttgtaaacaatacATCTAAACTTGGAATTAGCAGGATGAAAAACATAATTTCTTGTTTAGTCTGTGACGACTTGGCCATGTGGAAATGGGGTGAAATAAGATGAAAATGGACTGCTTATGTTGATGAAACATGGTTTCTACAAATATTTAACATACTTCCGATGATCTATTATATAATTGAATTACCTGCATTCCTCGGGCTTTTCACAGTAGCCGTTTTCAGGATTGCACCCTGCGCTGCATTTAATAGCTTGGATATGTGAAAGAGAAAACACGAGATTAGCTATGAAATGCCTTTTCAAACACCTCTAAGATAAAACAGAACATTCATTTAAAAGGAAAATATTCGCAGCTAGTAAGTGATTTATTATTAAGTTATTACATCTCAATGACAGCCGTTATGTAATGAGGGTACTATTGCTATAATGGAAACTATAATGGATGatgtggtaaattacctttaGTGATGGCAACACTCAAGATCAGAAATAACCCAAATGTTGTCAGGCACATCCTGATTTTCAGCATGCTTCTTCTCCTGTAAAATAAGCATTTGTCAAATCGCAGCTCAGTTTCTAATTTCTCTGTCAAAAATAACTACAGGGTTTCGCATAACCCAATGCGCTCAGCACGACCAGTCCCTCGCCTCCAAAGAACAGGTTGACATTGTTGAAAAGTTGATTATACGTGCATGCAGCATCGGACCTGAATTAAAATTCCTCATGCCCTTGTTCTGAAAGAATAGCAAACACACCACGCACTAAATAGCATAGGATACCCAAATACGCACGAGCACAAACGAAAATGCGACAAGAAGAACTATACCATAAAACGTTACGATATTAACTTAAATCTTCACTGATAAATCAATAACTTTGCTTAAAATTATACATTTTACCTATATCGCTTAGT
This sequence is a window from Oncorhynchus gorbuscha isolate QuinsamMale2020 ecotype Even-year linkage group LG17, OgorEven_v1.0, whole genome shotgun sequence. Protein-coding genes within it:
- the LOC124002062 gene encoding protein delta homolog 1, with translation MLKIRMCLTTFGLFLILSVAITKAIKCSAGCNPENGYCEKPEECRCKPGWQGVTCKQCMPFPGCLHGSCEKAWQCICEEGWMGSQCDQDTNQCSSKPCTDNSTCIQTGQGGYLCICLPGYTGESCHLKKGSCLTNGSPCQNGGTCSDAGGLAAYPSCACPLGFAGDFCEIDTDSCNPNPCLNGGNCTDYGPAFTCACPAGFNGPTCNNTHVDPLSPCASSPCGNGGTCVVGSQKNRAGIYHCLCLPGCTFTGHECTPTQQPHRPRAKLRLAKLSPSHYSLPAHAFHKLLRPPERDLLKISLKETVHSASAASLVTRSQLICFGMLGLLTCLVILGTTGIIFFNRCETWMANAKYSHLVRQQREHLLRANNSEDEGDRSVNIILPEKIKLTSFGKHYTSI